A stretch of Methanococcus voltae PS DNA encodes these proteins:
- a CDS encoding class I SAM-dependent methyltransferase has protein sequence MSTKDQNDSKDVKDFYDNWKVENYPSYVKSIMKHEEDLIFNIINKNKQNGTLKLKEPIIDCGCGYGSFYNLTKDSDTLYIDFSKHLLDIFKNNTNINSNNLLCANIEDLPLKNESANTILCINVLEHVNVTKALNELTRLLKKDGTALIIVVNKDSFFNEDIFTDWKVKHNLLNLGTFKNYLSNYNKSNCNVSTLKIEHFETFYFVHPIFKILPNFLLNKVLKLSLKYNDKISKSKLSSKLNLNGQFLLIQLKKE, from the coding sequence ATGAGTACTAAAGACCAAAATGATTCTAAAGATGTAAAAGATTTTTACGATAATTGGAAGGTGGAAAACTACCCAAGTTACGTAAAAAGTATAATGAAACACGAAGAAGACCTTATTTTTAATATAATTAATAAAAACAAGCAAAATGGTACTTTAAAGTTGAAAGAACCAATAATTGATTGTGGCTGTGGGTATGGTTCTTTTTATAATCTTACAAAAGATTCAGATACTTTATATATAGATTTTTCCAAACATTTGTTGGATATTTTTAAAAATAATACTAATATAAATTCTAATAATCTTTTATGTGCTAATATAGAAGATTTACCATTAAAAAACGAATCTGCAAATACCATATTATGTATAAACGTCTTAGAACACGTAAATGTAACTAAAGCTTTAAATGAACTAACAAGGCTATTAAAAAAAGATGGTACGGCATTAATAATTGTTGTAAACAAAGATTCTTTCTTTAATGAGGATATTTTCACAGATTGGAAGGTAAAACACAATCTTTTAAATTTGGGAACTTTTAAAAATTATCTGTCGAATTATAATAAATCAAATTGCAATGTTTCAACTTTAAAAATTGAACACTTTGAAACTTTTTATTTTGTTCACCCAATCTTTAAGATTTTACCAAATTTTTTATTAAATAAAGTACTTAAATTATCTTTAAAATATAATGATAAAATATCCAAATCTAAATTAAGCTCAAAATTAAATTTAAATGGTCAATTTTTATTAATTCAGCTAAAAAAGGAATAA
- a CDS encoding adenylate kinase family protein → MIAITGTPGVGKSTVSKVFCEVQDCNLYDITKIVKENGLYYEKDEFLDSYVVNFDKLKEFFEKEFISNEKNKSNKSVVIEGHVSQHLELDYDYIIVLRCEPKIIEERLKKRDYSESKVHENVEAEIMDICLIEALERAQNNENIKIHEIDCTNKKPDEVVKEIITAISTNNLTYGTVSWLEMYFDYLQ, encoded by the coding sequence ATGATTGCAATAACTGGTACGCCAGGTGTTGGAAAATCAACTGTTTCAAAAGTATTTTGTGAAGTACAAGACTGTAATTTATATGATATAACCAAAATTGTTAAGGAAAATGGACTATATTATGAAAAAGATGAATTTTTAGATTCTTATGTTGTTAATTTCGATAAATTAAAAGAATTTTTTGAAAAGGAATTTATTTCCAATGAAAAAAATAAATCAAATAAAAGTGTTGTTATTGAAGGGCATGTTAGTCAACATCTTGAACTTGATTATGATTATATAATCGTACTAAGGTGCGAACCTAAAATCATCGAGGAAAGACTTAAAAAAAGAGACTATTCGGAAAGTAAGGTTCATGAAAATGTTGAAGCAGAAATAATGGACATTTGTTTGATTGAAGCATTGGAAAGAGCTCAAAACAATGAAAATATAAAAATTCATGAAATAGATTGTACAAACAAAAAACCGGATGAAGTAGTTAAGGAAATAATTACTGCAATTTCCACCAATAATTTAACATATGGAACTGTTAGTTGGCTTGAAATGTACTTTGATTATTTACAATAA
- a CDS encoding haloacid dehalogenase, translating into MEKDLKNLENLKNSNNFENQEELVNFFENKDLKREKILKLSREIVRNCGIIIRKIQKDEEVSFDELTTDLNNLHAHTTEFPEFKKYLGTPQQEYVEAKAYHLITTYKKIPTYAELKEECVTLSKESYILGLCDTIGELRRKVLDCISKDNKDDAEFYNETMEILYDFIMKFDYYHVIDNLRRKQDVSRSLVEKTNGDFVNFIENLKLRNELKKLQK; encoded by the coding sequence TTGGAAAAAGACTTAAAAAACTTAGAAAACTTAAAGAACTCAAATAATTTTGAAAATCAAGAAGAACTTGTAAATTTCTTTGAAAATAAAGATTTAAAAAGAGAAAAAATATTAAAACTTTCAAGGGAAATCGTAAGAAATTGCGGAATAATTATTAGAAAAATTCAAAAAGACGAAGAAGTATCATTTGATGAATTAACAACAGATTTAAACAATTTACATGCTCATACAACAGAGTTTCCGGAGTTTAAAAAATATTTGGGTACCCCTCAACAAGAATACGTTGAGGCAAAAGCATACCATTTAATAACAACATATAAAAAAATACCAACATACGCGGAATTAAAAGAAGAATGTGTAACTTTGTCAAAAGAAAGTTATATTTTGGGTTTATGTGACACGATAGGGGAGCTCCGTAGAAAAGTTTTGGATTGCATTTCTAAAGATAATAAAGATGATGCAGAATTTTATAACGAAACAATGGAAATCTTATACGATTTTATTATGAAATTTGATTACTATCACGTTATTGACAATTTGAGAAGAAAACAAGATGTTTCAAGAAGTTTGGTGGAAAAAACAAACGGTGATTTTGTTAATTTTATTGAAAATTTAAAATTGAGAAATGAATTAAAAAAATTACAGAAATAA
- a CDS encoding tripartite tricarboxylate transporter permease, with amino-acid sequence MYIILFQILGILAGIFCGIITGLCIGIHPNLFLPTIAFLIYEYAIDTNLIIYFLIGWVIAHYFINYVPTAYFGIPDSETAVSVNTLQKYVKHGNAHKGIFLSGLGGLLSVLLSSIIILCLFSLVSLFEFISNNNIDIYLIISNVYDGLKNYMGYILTIMLILAISTEKNKLWTTIISICSGLLGVYTLSFNPSFDITLTLVFTGMFGLPILIHNILFGNYGRKSKHNTINKNSKLQNGSNLKFEKRVILNYIYYSLLGTIGGFFRIAIPAFGGSQINYFLAVFLQKVHNIHNLIASGDNKLAPTSLSNDDLLTKENQQSKSLENFLVSQGAIVVSNEMLSIWALMIIGVGRSGSAQLIKNLNIDLELFKFLGAMLISTALSFIILLKISKAISKILLKTNGKMNSKKIYRYLLVGILIIIILLTFLSQNMIYNLLIFIISTVLGLLCLYKRVNTSILMSYLIYPTILFYILNF; translated from the coding sequence TTGTATATTATATTATTTCAAATATTGGGTATTTTAGCAGGTATATTCTGTGGAATAATCACCGGTTTATGTATTGGAATTCATCCAAACCTTTTTTTGCCAACTATAGCTTTTTTAATTTACGAATATGCTATTGATACCAATTTGATAATTTATTTTTTAATTGGTTGGGTTATCGCACATTATTTTATAAATTATGTCCCAACCGCTTATTTTGGAATTCCAGATTCGGAAACAGCAGTTTCCGTAAATACACTACAAAAGTATGTCAAACATGGAAATGCACATAAAGGTATTTTTTTATCAGGTTTAGGTGGATTATTGAGTGTTTTATTATCAAGTATAATTATATTATGCTTATTTTCGTTAGTTTCACTATTCGAATTTATTAGCAATAATAATATAGATATTTATTTAATCATTTCAAACGTTTACGATGGATTAAAAAATTATATGGGATATATATTAACAATCATGTTAATTTTGGCAATTTCAACAGAAAAAAATAAGCTGTGGACAACCATAATTTCAATATGTTCTGGTTTGTTAGGTGTTTATACATTATCGTTTAATCCTTCATTTGATATTACACTAACCTTGGTTTTTACAGGAATGTTTGGATTACCAATTTTAATTCATAATATTTTGTTTGGAAATTACGGGCGTAAGTCTAAACATAATACAATTAATAAAAATAGTAAACTCCAAAATGGCAGTAATTTAAAATTTGAAAAAAGGGTCATTTTAAACTATATTTACTATTCGCTACTGGGCACAATAGGAGGATTTTTTAGAATCGCAATTCCTGCATTCGGTGGTTCACAAATAAATTATTTCTTGGCGGTATTTTTACAAAAAGTACATAATATACACAATTTAATTGCAAGTGGCGATAATAAATTAGCCCCAACCTCGTTATCAAACGATGACCTATTGACTAAAGAGAATCAACAATCAAAAAGCCTAGAAAACTTTTTGGTATCTCAAGGAGCGATTGTCGTATCAAATGAAATGTTATCGATATGGGCATTAATGATTATCGGCGTTGGTAGGAGTGGTTCCGCACAACTAATAAAAAATTTAAATATAGATTTGGAGCTTTTTAAATTTTTAGGTGCTATGTTGATTTCTACAGCCTTAAGTTTTATAATACTTTTAAAAATTTCAAAAGCTATTTCAAAAATATTATTAAAAACTAACGGTAAAATGAACTCTAAAAAAATATATAGATATTTATTGGTTGGAATTTTGATAATTATTATTTTATTGACATTTTTAAGTCAGAATATGATTTATAATTTATTAATATTCATTATATCCACCGTTTTGGGGTTATTATGTTTATATAAAAGAGTAAATACTTCAATACTAATGTCGTATTTAATTTATCCGACAATTTTATTTTATATACTAAATTTTTAA
- a CDS encoding DUF3343 domain-containing protein, producing MILKKLKNIVSKSESKDNKDDNSKNKKSEKLSGKGLLIFKNVKDTINSEKILKKKNYEIKVVAPPAEVREGCDLALQYEIIENIEIIRELKNNGIEVVKSISLEETMLQPIELVKIKKIGDHTMYRSGNMKITLDKNGIISNISGGGCPDVPYLTINLMNKHISNIPENEYPKELGYSLCAYTLHKAFEKAKNHKKN from the coding sequence ATGATACTTAAAAAATTAAAAAATATCGTGTCAAAATCCGAATCGAAAGATAATAAAGATGATAATTCCAAAAATAAAAAAAGTGAAAAATTATCGGGAAAAGGATTATTAATTTTTAAAAATGTTAAGGATACAATAAACTCTGAAAAAATTCTTAAAAAGAAAAATTACGAGATTAAAGTAGTTGCACCCCCTGCAGAAGTTAGAGAAGGCTGTGATTTAGCACTACAGTATGAAATAATAGAAAATATTGAAATAATACGAGAATTAAAAAATAACGGTATTGAAGTAGTTAAATCGATTTCTCTTGAAGAAACTATGTTACAACCAATTGAACTTGTAAAAATTAAAAAAATTGGAGACCATACGATGTATAGGTCAGGTAATATGAAAATAACCTTGGATAAAAACGGCATAATATCTAATATTTCAGGAGGGGGTTGCCCTGATGTGCCCTATTTAACAATAAATTTGATGAATAAACATATCTCAAACATTCCTGAAAATGAGTATCCTAAAGAATTGGGGTATTCTTTATGTGCATACACACTTCATAAGGCATTTGAAAAAGCTAAAAATCATAAAAAAAATTAG
- a CDS encoding NAD(P)H-hydrate dehydratase: MVIAGTIPIKGLGLTRGNVEISFDNIRFYNENIPENTVQIPISMGTATLVASCYKTLQYFNRSNELVAILAGDIGDGEGSTKIYEEISRLNNKFLIVHYIKPKISEITKIDFERNFVVGDAGGMYAGKAAGIGDEFKLFLPDVGELAFLADKDSSHPAYVRGFISEVDDLDVIKLIKMAYETGKMPENMVIKGETDYIVQNGEIIATVSEPKHAAMECIGGTGDNLTGIISGLIYCGYEISEACTLGCMVNREIANMVTPTPDTKINEIIEAIPDALNKLID, from the coding sequence ATGGTTATTGCAGGAACTATACCTATCAAAGGGTTGGGACTTACAAGAGGGAACGTTGAAATTTCTTTTGATAATATAAGATTCTACAATGAAAACATTCCCGAAAATACTGTTCAAATACCTATTTCAATGGGTACTGCCACACTAGTGGCGTCTTGTTACAAAACACTTCAATATTTTAATAGAAGTAATGAATTAGTTGCAATTTTAGCTGGCGATATTGGAGATGGTGAAGGTAGCACCAAAATATATGAAGAAATCAGCAGATTAAACAACAAATTCCTCATAGTACATTATATAAAACCTAAAATATCTGAAATAACGAAAATTGATTTTGAAAGAAATTTCGTGGTTGGAGATGCAGGTGGAATGTACGCAGGGAAAGCTGCAGGCATAGGCGATGAATTTAAGTTATTTTTACCAGATGTTGGGGAATTAGCATTTTTAGCCGATAAGGATTCATCACATCCTGCATATGTTAGAGGTTTTATATCTGAAGTCGACGACTTAGATGTAATTAAATTAATAAAAATGGCATATGAAACAGGTAAGATGCCTGAAAATATGGTAATAAAAGGCGAAACAGACTATATTGTCCAAAATGGAGAAATTATAGCCACAGTTTCAGAACCAAAACACGCTGCTATGGAATGTATCGGAGGTACGGGCGATAACTTAACAGGCATTATTTCGGGGTTAATTTACTGCGGATATGAAATATCTGAAGCTTGTACGTTGGGTTGTATGGTAAACAGAGAAATTGCAAATATGGTTACCCCTACTCCAGATACTAAAATCAATGAGATAATTGAAGCCATACCTGATGCTTTGAATAAACTTATAGACTAA
- a CDS encoding methanogenesis marker 2 protein — MDLKSVVNLVKTFEGVTRKKEIKNVVNNFKFNTADCDYDFEIIADFGDDAAIIGYDDENAILLAADGIWGKLLEKNPYWAGYCSVLVNANDIAAMGGKSIGMTNIIGIKNLEMGKDLLKGLKDGVKKFGIPVVGGHTHPDAQCNVLDISITGTVRKDSVLRSDSAKVGDKIVFAYDIDGKAHKDFSLNWDTTSSKSKQLVRSQLKSLVDVGENKLANACKDISNPGALGTLGMLLEVSKKGATVNVDKIPRNDDIPMSQWLNMYPGSAFVFTTDESNVNGLKRTLEDVNITAEVCGEVKADKKYYITNDKNDKELLYDFEKEYICGC, encoded by the coding sequence ATGGATTTAAAAAGCGTAGTTAATTTAGTAAAGACTTTTGAAGGGGTAACTCGTAAAAAGGAAATAAAAAATGTTGTTAATAATTTTAAATTTAATACGGCAGACTGTGATTATGATTTCGAAATCATTGCTGATTTTGGGGATGATGCGGCAATTATCGGTTATGATGATGAAAACGCAATTCTTTTGGCAGCTGATGGCATATGGGGAAAATTATTGGAAAAAAACCCTTATTGGGCAGGATATTGTTCTGTTCTAGTAAATGCAAATGATATTGCAGCTATGGGTGGTAAATCAATTGGAATGACAAACATAATCGGCATAAAAAACTTGGAAATGGGAAAAGACCTTTTAAAAGGTTTAAAAGATGGTGTTAAAAAATTTGGCATTCCTGTAGTAGGGGGACATACCCATCCAGATGCACAATGTAACGTCCTAGACATTTCAATAACTGGTACGGTTAGGAAAGATTCCGTATTAAGGAGCGATTCTGCAAAAGTAGGCGATAAAATAGTTTTCGCTTATGATATAGATGGAAAAGCACACAAAGACTTTTCTTTAAACTGGGATACAACTTCTAGTAAATCTAAGCAACTTGTAAGGTCTCAATTAAAGTCATTAGTAGACGTAGGGGAAAATAAGCTTGCAAACGCTTGTAAAGATATAAGTAATCCTGGAGCTTTGGGTACTTTAGGAATGCTTTTGGAAGTTTCAAAGAAAGGCGCAACAGTAAATGTGGACAAAATACCAAGAAATGACGATATTCCAATGTCACAATGGTTAAATATGTACCCCGGTAGTGCTTTCGTATTTACTACCGATGAAAGCAATGTTAACGGATTAAAACGTACTTTAGAAGATGTAAACATCACCGCTGAAGTATGTGGGGAAGTTAAGGCTGATAAAAAATACTACATAACAAATGATAAAAACGATAAAGAATTATTATATGATTTTGAAAAAGAATATATATGCGGTTGCTAA
- a CDS encoding phosphoglycerate kinase: protein MYYTIDDFDLKNKTVALRVDINSPIDPSTKEITDLTRIEACKDTICDLVKKGSKIVIIAHQSRPGKNDYISLEQHSKKLSEVLNYPVKFIDSIICTNVIEEIKKLESGEILMLENFRFLAEEVMSEWKKWENITPEKQANTIAISKLAPFFDYFINDAFAAAHRAQPSLVGFAYYMPMLAGRILEKELQSLNKALNDPEKPCVYAVGGAKADDSIEVIDNVLKKDIADKVLTSGIVANIFLTAKGYDIGANVDTIEKMGYKDQIDIAKGLLIKYGNKILTPVDVALNINNERVERELNEDDSINYPIFDMGKKTMEIYEKELKNARVIVANGPAGVFEDPNFMAGTKSLIESIANSEAFSIIGGGHLSAATEKIGLSRKIDHISTGGGACIEYLSGKKLPVIELLRASYEKYNNN, encoded by the coding sequence ATGTATTATACGATAGATGACTTTGATTTAAAAAATAAGACTGTAGCTTTAAGAGTAGATATTAATAGCCCTATCGACCCTTCAACAAAGGAAATAACCGACCTTACAAGAATAGAGGCTTGTAAAGATACAATATGTGATTTAGTTAAAAAAGGTTCGAAGATAGTTATTATCGCACACCAAAGTAGACCTGGTAAAAATGACTATATATCGCTTGAGCAACACTCAAAAAAATTATCTGAAGTTTTAAACTATCCTGTAAAATTTATCGATTCAATAATTTGTACTAATGTAATCGAGGAAATCAAAAAATTAGAAAGTGGCGAGATTTTAATGCTTGAAAACTTCAGGTTTTTAGCAGAAGAAGTCATGTCAGAATGGAAGAAATGGGAAAATATAACCCCTGAAAAACAAGCAAATACCATTGCAATTTCAAAATTGGCACCTTTTTTTGATTATTTTATAAACGACGCTTTTGCAGCAGCACACAGGGCTCAACCTTCTTTAGTAGGCTTTGCATACTACATGCCAATGTTGGCAGGTAGGATTTTAGAAAAAGAATTGCAAAGTTTGAATAAGGCATTAAATGACCCTGAAAAACCATGTGTATATGCAGTAGGTGGCGCTAAAGCTGACGATAGTATCGAAGTCATCGATAACGTTCTTAAAAAAGATATCGCAGACAAAGTTTTAACAAGTGGTATCGTAGCAAATATATTTTTAACTGCTAAAGGTTATGATATAGGCGCTAATGTTGATACTATTGAAAAAATGGGCTATAAAGACCAAATAGACATTGCAAAAGGATTATTAATCAAATATGGAAACAAAATATTGACTCCCGTAGACGTTGCTTTAAACATCAACAACGAAAGAGTAGAACGAGAATTAAATGAAGACGACTCTATAAATTACCCGATATTTGACATGGGTAAGAAAACAATGGAAATTTATGAAAAAGAGTTGAAAAATGCAAGAGTCATTGTAGCAAATGGTCCTGCAGGCGTATTTGAGGACCCTAACTTTATGGCAGGTACCAAATCATTAATTGAAAGCATAGCTAATTCAGAAGCTTTTTCAATCATTGGCGGAGGTCATTTATCTGCAGCAACTGAAAAAATAGGACTTTCACGCAAAATCGACCACATCAGCACAGGTGGAGGGGCATGTATCGAATACCTTTCTGGCAAAAAGTTACCTGTTATAGAACTTTTAAGGGCTTCTTACGAAAAATACAATAATAATTAA
- a CDS encoding 50S ribosomal protein L3: MGMKKNRPRRGSLAFSPRKRAKRIVPKIRSWPADEKVRLQAYPVYKAGVTHALYVENNPKSPNAEQEVASPVTVLETPNITIAGIRVYKKDTNGLKVLTEVWAPELDQELARKLTVAKKELKSVDTLDSLVNEIVDVRVIVNTVPKETAIAKKKPEVVEIRVGGSTVNERLNYAKGILGQKLSINDVFETGEIIDTIAVTKGKGFQGSVKRWGIKVQFGKHQRKGVGRHTGSIGPWRPRRVMWSVPLPGQMGFHQRTEYNKRIFKIGAEGTEVTPKGGFLNYGVLKNGYVLVKGTVQGPAKRLVMLRGAIRAPVDKFGLPEITYISTESKQGN, encoded by the coding sequence ATGGGTATGAAAAAAAATAGACCTCGTAGAGGTTCTTTAGCATTTAGCCCAAGAAAAAGAGCTAAAAGAATCGTTCCAAAAATCAGGTCATGGCCTGCTGACGAAAAAGTGAGACTCCAAGCTTACCCTGTATATAAAGCTGGTGTAACACATGCTTTATATGTTGAAAACAACCCAAAAAGTCCAAATGCTGAGCAAGAAGTAGCATCCCCTGTAACTGTTTTAGAAACTCCAAATATCACAATTGCTGGTATCAGAGTTTACAAAAAAGATACAAACGGATTAAAAGTATTGACAGAAGTTTGGGCTCCAGAATTAGACCAGGAATTAGCAAGAAAATTAACTGTTGCTAAAAAAGAATTGAAATCAGTTGACACATTAGACTCATTAGTTAACGAAATCGTTGACGTAAGAGTTATTGTAAACACAGTTCCTAAAGAAACAGCAATTGCTAAGAAAAAACCTGAAGTAGTTGAAATTAGAGTTGGCGGTAGCACTGTTAACGAAAGATTAAACTATGCAAAAGGTATCCTCGGTCAAAAATTGTCAATCAACGACGTATTTGAAACTGGAGAAATCATCGATACAATAGCTGTAACCAAAGGAAAAGGTTTCCAAGGTTCAGTTAAAAGATGGGGCATCAAAGTACAGTTCGGTAAACACCAAAGAAAAGGTGTAGGTAGACACACAGGTTCAATCGGTCCTTGGAGACCAAGAAGAGTTATGTGGTCAGTACCTTTACCTGGTCAGATGGGTTTCCACCAAAGAACTGAATATAACAAGAGAATATTCAAAATTGGTGCAGAAGGAACAGAAGTTACACCTAAAGGTGGATTCTTAAACTACGGTGTACTTAAAAATGGATACGTTTTAGTAAAAGGTACCGTTCAAGGTCCTGCTAAAAGATTAGTTATGTTAAGAGGAGCTATCAGAGCACCAGTTGACAAATTCGGATTACCTGAAATTACATACATCAGTACCGAGTCAAAACAAGGAAACTAA
- a CDS encoding 50S ribosomal protein L23, which yields MDAFDVIKTPIISEKTMKLIEEENKIVFYVERKATKEDVKKAMKELFEVEAKSINTEITPKGLKKAYITLKEEFDASEVAANLGIY from the coding sequence ATGGATGCCTTTGACGTAATTAAAACACCTATTATCAGCGAAAAAACAATGAAACTGATAGAGGAAGAAAACAAGATTGTATTCTATGTGGAAAGGAAAGCCACAAAAGAAGACGTTAAAAAAGCTATGAAAGAGTTATTCGAAGTTGAAGCTAAAAGCATTAACACCGAAATAACACCGAAAGGACTTAAAAAAGCTTACATTACATTAAAAGAAGAATTTGATGCAAGTGAAGTAGCTGCAAACTTAGGTATTTACTAA
- a CDS encoding YeeE/YedE thiosulfate transporter family protein, translating into MNWLPAIGTLIFGAILGYLGQRSALCFCGGIRDMILIKDSWLFKGLVGFIGGALVTAIVFSLLGQLPTFPWVITKGLTAIPGDAAGNLGLMPHLIVTVIGALGVGIISIIQGGCPFRNLVMAGEGNKTAIAYVFGMAVGAVIFHQWVLALVQSILA; encoded by the coding sequence ATAAACTGGCTTCCAGCAATTGGAACATTAATATTCGGAGCCATTCTTGGATACCTCGGACAAAGGTCTGCACTCTGTTTCTGTGGTGGTATCCGGGATATGATATTAATCAAAGATAGCTGGCTATTTAAAGGTTTAGTTGGATTTATTGGAGGAGCTCTTGTAACTGCAATAGTATTTAGCTTATTAGGACAATTACCTACATTCCCATGGGTAATTACAAAAGGACTTACTGCAATACCTGGGGATGCTGCAGGTAACTTAGGATTAATGCCTCACTTGATAGTTACTGTTATTGGAGCTCTCGGTGTTGGTATCATATCAATTATTCAAGGTGGATGTCCATTTAGAAACTTAGTTATGGCTGGAGAAGGTAACAAAACAGCTATTGCTTACGTATTTGGTATGGCCGTAGGAGCAGTTATATTCCACCAATGGGTTTTAGCATTGGTTCAATCGATTTTAGCATAA
- a CDS encoding cytochrome C, protein MKITPGKVGLFAGFSAIILETMFKVTPPPAYGLCIACHTRDLTNWIVNNALGTSLGMAPVSKLIPVLTVIGVIIGALVAAKANNDFKLRTTHNMAVGFTLGLLVMNFALLMGGCPVRMALRTAYGDMIALVGLVFIAVGVYLGTEFYLKKA, encoded by the coding sequence ATGAAAATTACACCGGGAAAAGTTGGATTATTTGCAGGATTTTCAGCAATAATATTGGAAACTATGTTTAAAGTTACGCCACCACCAGCATACGGTTTGTGTATTGCATGCCACACGAGAGACTTAACAAACTGGATTGTTAATAACGCACTTGGTACCTCATTAGGTATGGCACCTGTTTCAAAATTAATCCCCGTATTAACAGTGATTGGCGTAATCATAGGGGCTTTAGTAGCTGCAAAAGCAAATAACGATTTTAAATTAAGAACTACCCACAATATGGCTGTAGGGTTTACATTAGGTCTTTTAGTTATGAACTTTGCATTATTAATGGGAGGATGTCCTGTTAGAATGGCTTTAAGAACTGCCTACGGAGATATGATAGCGTTAGTAGGTTTAGTCTTTATAGCAGTCGGAGTATACCTAGGTACAGAATTTTATTTAAAAAAGGCTTAA
- the rpl4p gene encoding 50S ribosomal protein L4, with protein sequence MNAKIFNLDGSEKGEVEIPSVFNTEYRPDLIKRAVISSLTAKLQPKGSNLLAGHRTSAKSIGKGHGRARVRRTAQGGAAFVPQAVGGRRAHGPKVEKILLERINRKERLKALQSAIAASANVEIVKARGHIIPDVPALPLIVSEEFESITKTKDALEVFKALKLDSDLARAKDGISIKAGRGKLRGRKYKKPRSVLVVVSKACDAVKASKNVPGVDVITADDLGTMHIAPGTAAGRLTLWTEGAIEALKEKFE encoded by the coding sequence ATGAACGCAAAAATATTCAACTTAGATGGTTCTGAAAAAGGAGAAGTAGAAATACCATCCGTATTCAACACCGAATACAGACCTGACTTGATTAAAAGAGCTGTAATTTCATCATTGACCGCAAAATTACAACCAAAAGGTTCAAATTTATTAGCTGGTCACAGAACTTCTGCTAAATCAATCGGTAAAGGTCACGGTAGGGCAAGAGTAAGAAGAACCGCTCAAGGTGGTGCAGCTTTCGTACCTCAAGCAGTTGGCGGTAGAAGAGCACACGGGCCTAAAGTAGAAAAGATTTTATTAGAAAGAATCAACAGAAAAGAAAGATTAAAAGCTTTACAAAGTGCTATTGCTGCAAGTGCAAACGTAGAAATTGTAAAAGCAAGAGGACACATCATACCTGATGTTCCAGCATTACCTTTAATCGTAAGTGAAGAATTCGAGAGTATTACCAAAACAAAAGATGCTTTAGAAGTATTCAAAGCTTTAAAATTAGATTCAGACTTAGCAAGAGCTAAAGACGGTATCTCAATTAAAGCCGGTAGAGGTAAATTAAGAGGAAGAAAATACAAAAAACCAAGAAGTGTTTTGGTTGTTGTATCAAAAGCTTGCGATGCTGTTAAAGCTTCCAAAAACGTTCCAGGTGTTGACGTAATCACAGCTGATGACTTAGGTACTATGCACATAGCACCAGGTACTGCTGCAGGTAGGTTAACCCTTTGGACTGAAGGAGCTATTGAAGCATTAAAGGAAAAATTCGAATAA